The Clostridia bacterium DNA window TTGCGGAAGCTGTTTTCATCAAACCATCCGATAATGCCAAGATACATATCTCTACCTCGCTTTAGTCGTCGTAGGTGAAGAAGACGGGCTTTCCGGTCTCCGCGGACTTATAGATGCCCTCGAGGATGCGGGTGACGACCGCGGCCTGCTCCGGCTTGACCAGCAGCTCGTTCTCACCGCGTACAGCGCCGTAGAAGGTGTTGGACTCCGCCTCGTCCGGACCGAAGCCCGCGAAGCCGTCGTAGTAGGCGACGCCGCCCTCGCTGAGGTCGGGCTTCTCGATCGTCATGGCGTCGTTGACGACCTTGTTGATGCGGACGCCGTCGGTGAAGTCGATGCCGCCCTTCGTTCCGCAAAGGGTGCAGATCGCTTCGCGCGTGTCGAGCATATTGATCGCCCAGGAGGAGTCGATGCTGATGACCGCGCCGTTCTCCATCTTGACGAAGCCGAACGCGGAATCTTCGACCGTGAACTCGGAGGCGTCGAAGCCGCCCCAGATGTTGCCGGTGTTCTTGCCGTCGCGGCAGATCTTCTTGAAGGTCTGGCCGACCGCCATGACGGGACGGTAGTTATTCATATGCCACAGCGTCAGATCGAGCGCGTGGGTGCCGATGTCGATCAGCG harbors:
- a CDS encoding Gfo/Idh/MocA family oxidoreductase; amino-acid sequence: MAQKIRTAIIGTGGIANGKHLKGLRAVKDVEVVAICDIIPERMTETKQRYPELAGAAEYVDYKELLKDESIDCVHVCTPNRSHAFITIDALNAGKHVICEKPMATSYEEAVAMCEAAKKNGKLLTIGYQNRQTKEQIYAHRRVENGELGEIYFARAHALRRRAIPNWGVFLKEDEQGGGPLIDIGTHALDLTLWHMNNYRPVMAVGQTFKKICRDGKNTGNIWGGFDASEFTVEDSAFGFVKMENGAVISIDSSWAINMLDTREAICTLCGTKGGIDFTDGVRINKVVNDAMTIEKPDLSEGGVAYYDGFAGFGPDEAESNTFYGAVRGENELLVKPEQAAVVTRILEGIYKSAETGKPVFFTYDD